One Candidatus Anstonellales archaeon DNA window includes the following coding sequences:
- the metK gene encoding methionine adenosyltransferase, whose protein sequence is MADRYLFTSESVTEGHPDKVCDQIADAILDDLIRQDPQSHVAVEALATTGIVIVAGEVTTKGYSDVEGIVRRTIEEIGYTKPEYYFDCRGSGVMVSIHSQSPDIAQGVREEDLEEIGAGDQGIMFGYACDETPTLMPLPISLAHKLAYRLAEVRKKGIVPYLRPDGKTQVTVEYKRKDNSPKGVSAVVIAAQHDEKYDGKEVSLERIKEDLIENVVKPSLGEYYSPKTKVIINGTGRFVLGGPAGDTGVTGRKIIVDTYGGMSSHGGGCFSGKDPTKVDRSASYMARYIAKNVVKAGLARKCEVQLGYVIGIAEPVSVFVDTFGTEAISKEKIEKLVKENFRLKPGQIIRDLDLRRPIYKKTACYGHFGREEPEFSWERTDKAKILREEAGI, encoded by the coding sequence ATGGCTGACAGATATTTATTTACTTCCGAATCAGTAACCGAAGGGCATCCAGACAAAGTCTGCGACCAGATAGCTGATGCAATATTGGATGATTTAATAAGACAGGATCCACAATCCCACGTTGCGGTAGAGGCGCTTGCCACAACCGGAATTGTAATTGTAGCTGGGGAAGTTACAACTAAGGGATATTCGGATGTAGAGGGGATAGTTAGGAGAACCATTGAAGAAATAGGCTACACTAAGCCGGAGTACTATTTTGATTGCAGAGGAAGCGGGGTTATGGTCTCAATTCACTCCCAGTCTCCGGATATTGCCCAAGGAGTTAGAGAAGAAGACCTAGAGGAGATAGGGGCTGGGGATCAAGGCATAATGTTTGGTTATGCTTGTGACGAAACTCCCACGCTTATGCCTCTACCGATTTCGCTTGCACATAAACTTGCATATCGGCTTGCGGAAGTGAGAAAGAAGGGGATTGTGCCCTATTTGAGACCTGATGGAAAAACTCAGGTAACGGTTGAGTACAAAAGAAAGGACAATAGTCCAAAGGGGGTTAGCGCAGTGGTTATAGCGGCGCAACATGATGAAAAGTATGATGGAAAGGAGGTAAGCCTTGAAAGAATAAAGGAGGATTTAATTGAGAATGTTGTAAAGCCCTCGCTTGGAGAGTATTATAGCCCAAAGACCAAGGTTATAATAAATGGCACTGGCAGATTCGTTTTGGGCGGACCTGCTGGGGACACCGGAGTCACTGGACGAAAAATAATAGTTGATACCTATGGAGGGATGTCATCTCATGGTGGGGGATGCTTTTCTGGAAAAGACCCTACTAAGGTAGACCGTTCGGCATCGTATATGGCAAGATATATTGCAAAAAATGTCGTAAAGGCTGGGCTTGCAAGAAAGTGCGAAGTTCAGTTGGGATATGTAATAGGCATTGCTGAGCCAGTATCTGTTTTTGTTGATACCTTTGGAACAGAGGCTATTTCAAAAGAAAAAATCGAGAAGCTTGTAAAAGAGAATTTTCGCCTAAAACCTGGGCAGATAATACGTGACTTGGATCTGAGGAGACCAATCTACAAGAAGACTGCTTGCTATGGACATTTTGGGCGGGAAGAACCAGAATTCAGTTGGGAACGAACAGACAAAGCTAAGATTTTGAGGGAAGAAGCAGGAATTTAA
- the thsB gene encoding thermosome subunit beta: protein MARNLEGQQVLILPEGATRVLGRDAQRTNIAIAYAVANAIRTTLGPKGMDKMLVSELGDIVITNDGATILEEMNVEHPAAKIMVEIAKTQDKEVGDGTTTAVMIAGNLLKKAGDLLDQNIHASTIIKGYTIAAEKAVEYLDEISFPVSLKDTKVLEDIASVAMGSKAIGAGDAKKELAKLVVKAVTRVAELKNGKYVIDQDLIKIEKKAGGSIHDTTLIEGVLIDKEIVHPQMPKSIKNAKIALLDAALEIEKTEVDAKIEITSPEQMQAFLAQEEKMLKDMVEKIAASGANVVFCQKGIDDVAQHYLAKKGIAAVRRVKKSDMEKLARATGARIATSLEDLSEKEIGKAGKVEERKIAGEAMVFVEDCANATSVTLFVRASTEHVVSEGERAIKDAIGAVSSAIEDGRVVTGGGSAEIELAGKLQEYAIKVGGREQLAISAFAESLEIVPRTLAESTGMDAIDAIVSLRTKHKEKNGGSIGVNVNEAKLEDMKSLGVVEPAKVKKQAIQSAYEAAKMLLRIDDMISSKGKTSTTPGGGKGGGMGGEGGGGLGEDY, encoded by the coding sequence ATGGCAAGAAATTTGGAAGGCCAACAAGTTCTGATTTTGCCGGAAGGCGCAACAAGAGTTCTTGGAAGAGACGCTCAGAGGACAAACATAGCGATTGCATATGCAGTTGCAAATGCCATTAGGACAACTTTGGGTCCAAAGGGAATGGATAAGATGTTGGTCTCAGAGCTTGGAGATATTGTCATAACAAACGACGGAGCCACGATCCTTGAAGAGATGAATGTTGAGCATCCAGCCGCAAAGATAATGGTTGAGATTGCAAAGACGCAGGACAAGGAAGTAGGCGATGGAACTACAACTGCAGTTATGATTGCAGGAAATCTTCTCAAGAAAGCAGGCGACCTTCTTGACCAAAACATCCACGCAAGCACAATAATAAAAGGTTATACAATTGCTGCTGAAAAAGCAGTAGAATATCTTGATGAAATATCTTTCCCAGTATCACTCAAGGACACCAAAGTTCTTGAAGATATAGCTTCAGTTGCGATGGGTTCAAAAGCCATAGGTGCAGGAGATGCAAAGAAAGAGCTTGCAAAGCTTGTTGTCAAGGCCGTTACCCGCGTTGCCGAGCTTAAAAACGGTAAGTACGTGATTGATCAGGACCTGATCAAAATAGAAAAGAAAGCCGGAGGAAGTATACATGACACAACCCTGATTGAGGGAGTGCTCATCGATAAAGAAATAGTCCATCCTCAGATGCCAAAAAGCATAAAGAACGCCAAGATTGCTTTGTTGGACGCAGCTCTTGAAATTGAAAAGACAGAAGTTGACGCCAAGATAGAAATCACTTCTCCAGAGCAGATGCAGGCGTTTTTGGCACAGGAGGAGAAGATGTTAAAGGACATGGTTGAAAAGATTGCTGCAAGTGGCGCAAATGTAGTCTTCTGCCAGAAAGGCATAGATGATGTTGCACAGCATTATCTTGCAAAGAAAGGAATTGCAGCTGTCCGCAGAGTCAAGAAATCTGATATGGAAAAGCTTGCCAGAGCAACAGGGGCACGAATCGCAACGAGTCTTGAAGATTTAAGCGAGAAGGAGATAGGCAAAGCCGGTAAGGTCGAAGAAAGAAAAATAGCAGGCGAGGCAATGGTCTTCGTAGAAGACTGCGCTAATGCCACTTCTGTGACTCTGTTTGTGCGCGCCTCAACAGAGCACGTAGTTTCAGAAGGCGAGCGTGCAATAAAAGACGCTATTGGCGCGGTCTCCTCTGCAATAGAAGACGGTAGGGTAGTAACAGGCGGAGGAAGCGCAGAAATAGAACTGGCAGGAAAACTGCAAGAATATGCTATAAAAGTTGGTGGAAGAGAGCAACTTGCAATTTCTGCCTTTGCAGAATCCCTTGAAATTGTCCCGCGCACACTAGCAGAGTCCACTGGAATGGATGCCATTGATGCAATAGTCTCACTTCGCACAAAACACAAGGAAAAAAACGGAGGAAGCATAGGTGTAAACGTCAATGAAGCAAAACTTGAGGATATGAAATCTCTGGGTGTCGTTGAACCAGCAAAGGTAAAAAAGCAGGCAATCCAATCGGCTTATGAAGCGGCAAAAATGTTACTGAGAATAGACGACATGATTTCTTCCAAAGGCAAAACATCAACTACGCCAGGCGGAGGCAAAGGAGGAGGAATGGGCGGAGAAGGCGGCGGAGGATTAGGGGAAGATTACTAG
- a CDS encoding ABC transporter permease, producing MIELNRMLSEGQEYLLYAIESMKHRSLRSWLTIIGVIVGIAAIVVLVSIGQGLNDSIQSQLKNFGANTIVIIPGKEISVQTAFSRANYKPPSVGKLYKSDVERIKKLEGVEYVSAVIQASADVRYKTQSITAFLTGIEPSLFRQTQLLEIEKGRMLVETDRQVAVIGRGIAYNAFDNEIEIGSFVYVGNEQKKFRIVGILKGGGGSGQAGRMIDSAFYIPIEDARDIAEKSLVENEVSAIRLTIEKDRNMEEMKEIIESELLSAHKLKKDERDFSLITADYISKQVEQITGILTLFLGGIAAVSLIVGGVGIANTMFTAVVERTPEVGILKSIGASRKKIEKIFLVESGLIGAIGGACGIIIGVAAALGLNILGGIPTSINAAFVGFCFVFSISVGLLSGYFPAKKAAELDPVDALRRY from the coding sequence ATGATCGAGTTAAACAGGATGCTTTCAGAGGGCCAGGAATATTTGCTTTATGCCATAGAAAGCATGAAGCACCGAAGCCTGCGCAGCTGGCTCACAATAATTGGTGTTATTGTTGGCATAGCGGCAATAGTGGTGCTTGTTTCGATAGGCCAAGGTTTAAATGATAGCATTCAAAGTCAACTTAAAAATTTTGGAGCTAATACAATAGTCATAATCCCGGGAAAGGAGATAAGCGTCCAGACTGCATTTTCAAGAGCAAATTATAAGCCGCCAAGTGTTGGGAAGCTATACAAGAGTGATGTTGAGCGTATAAAAAAACTAGAGGGAGTAGAGTATGTTTCCGCTGTGATACAAGCAAGTGCTGACGTGAGGTATAAAACGCAGAGTATAACGGCTTTTTTGACGGGGATAGAGCCAAGCCTGTTTAGGCAAACACAGCTTCTTGAAATAGAAAAAGGAAGGATGCTTGTAGAGACAGACCGGCAGGTAGCAGTCATAGGAAGAGGGATAGCGTATAATGCATTTGACAATGAAATAGAGATAGGAAGTTTTGTTTATGTCGGAAACGAGCAGAAAAAATTTAGAATCGTAGGAATATTGAAGGGGGGTGGAGGAAGCGGACAGGCTGGAAGAATGATCGACTCAGCGTTTTATATACCGATAGAGGACGCAAGAGATATAGCAGAAAAAAGTTTGGTTGAAAATGAGGTTTCAGCGATAAGGTTAACTATAGAGAAGGACCGCAATATGGAGGAGATGAAGGAGATTATAGAAAGCGAACTTCTTTCTGCCCACAAGCTAAAAAAAGATGAGCGAGATTTTTCCTTGATTACGGCTGACTATATATCAAAACAAGTTGAACAGATTACTGGAATATTGACCCTATTCTTGGGGGGCATCGCTGCCGTGTCACTTATTGTTGGTGGCGTTGGAATTGCAAATACGATGTTTACGGCAGTAGTTGAAAGAACCCCTGAGGTTGGTATACTCAAATCTATTGGCGCAAGTAGGAAGAAAATAGAAAAGATATTTCTTGTTGAGTCTGGGCTTATTGGGGCGATTGGAGGAGCGTGTGGGATAATAATAGGTGTCGCTGCAGCTTTGGGTTTGAATATTTTGGGTGGGATTCCTACTTCAATCAATGCTGCTTTTGTAGGATTCTGTTTTGTATTTTCTATTTCCGTTGGTCTTTTATCTGGATATTTCCCTGCTAAAAAAGCTGCTGAGTTAGACCCTGTAGATGCGCTAAGAAGGTATTGA
- a CDS encoding S-methyl-5-thioribose-1-phosphate isomerase, producing the protein MVSKSVLLTCNAIKSLKIQGARNIAKAAVKALAHQAKSSRARNASEFISELLEAADILASSRPTEPMLRNSLRKALRFVFFRLNLENTEDISVLKERMEHEAREFESNMRRNSERIAEIGSKLIPKNSVVLTHCHSSTVTAILIRASETRGIKQVVCTETRPLLQGRITAKELHNAGIKCTLIADSAVRASIAEFRPAVVIVGSDAISVSGELINKIGTSQIAELANSRGIPFYCAAEIYKFDPATIWGKMEDIEARPKEELLSTLKPSSSLKGSFFGGIKLKGVDAFNPAFDRTEAKLITSYITELGIFPPQSLSGIVSSELGIKNPI; encoded by the coding sequence ATGGTTTCAAAGAGTGTTTTGCTCACGTGCAACGCAATAAAATCCCTCAAGATACAGGGGGCTCGCAATATAGCAAAGGCAGCAGTGAAAGCCCTTGCCCATCAGGCAAAATCATCAAGGGCACGAAACGCATCAGAATTCATCTCAGAACTTTTGGAAGCAGCTGATATTCTTGCTTCCTCGCGCCCAACAGAACCGATGTTGAGGAATTCTCTACGCAAAGCACTGCGCTTTGTCTTCTTTCGTCTTAATCTTGAAAATACCGAAGACATTTCCGTGCTAAAAGAGAGAATGGAGCACGAGGCAAGGGAATTTGAGTCAAATATGCGGAGGAACTCAGAAAGAATTGCAGAGATAGGTTCAAAACTCATCCCAAAAAATTCTGTTGTTCTTACACATTGCCACTCGTCAACCGTGACAGCAATACTCATCCGCGCAAGCGAAACGAGAGGAATAAAACAGGTTGTTTGCACGGAAACACGTCCCTTATTACAGGGGAGAATAACTGCTAAGGAACTTCACAATGCCGGCATCAAGTGCACCCTAATTGCAGATTCTGCCGTAAGAGCATCTATAGCAGAATTTAGGCCAGCTGTAGTTATAGTCGGTTCTGACGCAATTTCTGTTTCAGGTGAGCTAATTAATAAAATAGGAACTTCTCAGATAGCAGAGCTTGCGAACTCCAGAGGAATCCCTTTTTACTGTGCAGCGGAAATATATAAATTTGACCCAGCAACAATTTGGGGTAAGATGGAGGACATAGAAGCAAGGCCTAAAGAAGAGCTTTTATCTACCCTCAAGCCAAGCTCATCACTGAAGGGAAGCTTCTTTGGCGGAATAAAGTTAAAAGGAGTGGATGCATTTAATCCTGCATTTGATAGAACAGAAGCTAAACTAATAACTTCATATATAACTGAGCTTGGAATTTTTCCTCCCCAGAGTTTGTCCGGGATAGTCTCAAGTGAGCTTGGAATAAAAAACCCAATATAA